A genomic segment from Bdellovibrio sp. ArHS encodes:
- a CDS encoding septum formation initiator family protein — MSYTQFAVGVRRFLNHPTKVALCCLMIFAVSIVLNGNVFRLWGLHRDFDRINEDIRTTRQNIAGLSAQLKQAKDPSYIERQARDKLDLAGEHDLVFVFPEQ; from the coding sequence ATGTCTTACACTCAGTTTGCTGTCGGAGTACGTCGCTTTCTTAATCACCCTACGAAGGTTGCCCTTTGCTGTCTGATGATTTTCGCCGTGTCCATTGTTCTTAATGGGAATGTGTTTCGTTTGTGGGGTTTGCATCGGGACTTTGACCGCATCAATGAAGACATTCGGACAACCCGCCAAAACATTGCCGGGTTGTCCGCACAGCTTAAACAAGCAAAGGACCCCTCTTATATTGAGCGCCAGGCCCGCGATAAATTGGACTTGGCCGGCGAACATGATCTCGTCTTTGTTTTCCCTGAACAATAG
- a CDS encoding helix-turn-helix domain-containing protein, with protein MIDKQELEWTKESLRTLRLRMGWSKSEMARRLHCSSEDVDSWEDGIRLIETAIQSELEILLRQAEEVCDEVKYAPFAEDECDKKALEQIHFSRVKLDLE; from the coding sequence ATGATTGATAAGCAGGAATTGGAATGGACCAAAGAATCTCTTCGCACGCTTCGTCTGCGCATGGGCTGGAGCAAATCGGAAATGGCTCGTCGTCTGCATTGTTCTTCTGAAGATGTCGACTCCTGGGAAGACGGAATTCGACTTATTGAAACAGCGATTCAAAGCGAGTTGGAAATTCTATTGCGTCAGGCAGAAGAAGTTTGCGACGAAGTGAAGTATGCTCCGTTTGCCGAAGATGAATGCGACAAGAAAGCCCTTGAGCAAATTCACTTTTCTCGCGTCAAACTAGACTTAGAAT